A part of Dreissena polymorpha isolate Duluth1 chromosome 13, UMN_Dpol_1.0, whole genome shotgun sequence genomic DNA contains:
- the LOC127855617 gene encoding uncharacterized protein LOC127855617 isoform X1, whose product MDRTVVILIITLTWLHSLNAAFTNLALNKATTQTDTHIGGDASLAVDGSSFQASSYADSGCTRTVSEDASWEVDLGDLYVINQVKIINRLDYVVAPDIDQWVSSIASFSTEYTQELGWTAREMIGAANVYPNYGDIEGTWSPKDEGIGNEYIEVMFTTKVYVSKVDIYETWNSGGVTSIKGLQSGQWIVLWSGAASHIQNARIFSPPLLTTECFTNHIRIEVDTSISNSWVEIDAVKLHGKENIQVGRLQDVEVYFARERNAYTLVNYQSGVAGDSVTFTEDMFARWIKVTRRTPFKALSLCEVLVIGFLPDDTETFRRLSSHKPIGTSLKVINSLTSVMKCAAHCDRQMAPRCRSAQYNPSTKTCSLYQWFDNALNTNANSVMLVREYGVRFLT is encoded by the exons ATGGACAGAACTGTTGTTATTCTCATAATTACATTAACGTGGCTTCATTCGTTAAATGCAG CCTTTACTAATTTGGCATTGAATAAGGCGACAACCCAAACCGATACGCATATCGGAGGAGATGCATCATTGGCTGTGGACGGGTCTAGTTTCCAGGCATCTTCTTATGCGGACTCTGGTTGTACAAGGACCGTGTCTGAGGACGCGTCTTGGGAGGTCGATTTGGGAGACCTCTATGTGATAAATcaagtgaaaataataaatagacTTG ATTACGTCGTAGCACCTGATATTGATCAGTGGGTTTCTTCGATTGCAAGTTTTTCCACTGAATATACGCAAGAACTAGG ATGGACCGCCCGTGAGATGATTGGAGCAGCTAATGTATACCCGAACTATGGCGATATAGAAGGGACATGGTCTCCAAAGGATGAGGGGATCGGAAATGAGTACATTGAG GTAATGTTTACGACGAAAGTTTACGTTTCTAAAGTTGACATCTACGAGACGTGGAATTCTGGGGGCGTGACGTCAATCAAGGGGCTTCAATCAGGGCAGTGGATCGTTCTGTGGTCAGGGGCCGCAAGTCATATACAGAACGCCCGCATTTTCAGTCCGCCCCTATTG ACGACCGAATGTTTCACGAATCATATCCGCATCGAGGTGGACACTTCAATATCAAACTCGTGGGTCGAAATAGATGCAGTGAAGCTGCACGGGAAAGAAAACATACAAG TTGGACGTTTGCAAGACGTCGAGGTATATTTCGCTAGAGAGAGAAACGCATACACGTTAGTCAATTATCAATCTGGTGTTGCCGGTGACAGTGTAACTTTCACCGAGGACATGTTTGCACGCTGGATCAAAGTCACACGACGAACGCCTTTTAAAGCACTCAGCTTATGCGAGGTGTTGGTTATCGGTTTTCTGCCGGATGACACAG AGACCTTCCGGCGTCTGTCATCTCACAAACCCATTGGCACTTCACTGAAGGTCATCAACAGTTTGACGTCAGTGATGAAATGCGCCGCGCACTGTGACCGCCAGATGGCGCCAAGATGTAGGTCAGCACAGTACAACCCGTCAACGAAAACATGCTCTCTATACCAGTGGTTTGACAACGCCTTGAACACAAACGCTAACTCCGTCATGCTCGTACGTGAATATGGAGTGCGGTTTCTTACATAA